CCCCAACTTCAGCCCGTTTTGTGTATAAGGCGGAGCGATTAAATACCAATCTCGCTGTGGATTCCATAATAACTTCGATCTCTTCCAGATTATTGGCTCTGAGAGTGCCACCTGTGGAGACCAAATCCACGATACAGTCAGACAAACCCACCAAAGGAGCCAGCTCAATACTTCCGTAAAGTTTGATCACCTCGCAGTTGATCCCTTTTTTCAGGAAGAAGTCCTTGGCAATATTCGGATATTTTGTCGCAACACGGACCTTTCTTTCACCGGAACTAAGACTCCAACCTTTCGGCCCCGCCACTGAAAGTCTGCATTTTCCTATGGCCAAATCCAAGGGAAGAAGAAGGTCATATCCTCCTTCCAATAATACGTCCCATCCCACGATACCGGCATCCGCGGAATTCTGTTCCACGTAAGTTGCCACATCCTGGGAACGGACCAATAAAATCCGGATCTTTCCTTTTGGGTCTTTATAGATAAGTTCTTTGGAATCAGGATCGGGACGGCCGGAAAGCCATCCCCTTTCGAGCATGAGTTCTATGCTCTCTTCGGCAAGCCGTCCTTTCGGAAGGGCCAAAGTTAGCATTTAGTTTCCCTGGCTGCTTTTTAGTAGAAGATAAGTGGCTAGTTCTCTAACCGCTTTAAATTCTTCGGAAGGAGAAGCGATGTCTTGGTCTAAAACTTTTTTAAGTAGATCGACTGCTTCTTCTTTTTTGCCGTTTTGAAGTTTCAAACGACCCGCTTGGTATAGGCTCCAAGCATAAAATCCCGAAACATTTTTACGGCTGCTTAAAAGAGAAACGGAAACTCCGTAATCGGATTCAGCTTCCGCGAGTTGGTTTGCACTTTCTCTATAGTTTCCTGCGATATAAAAATAGTAGGCCTTCACTTCCGGAAGTTCGTCTATTTTTTTACCTGCAAATTCCAACTTCTCTGCCGCTTTTTGATATTCTCCGTTTTTAGCATATAGATCTCCCAAAGTTTTGGAAAGTCTGATATCTAAAGAAGGAGAGCTATACATAGAAGCAATAGCTTCATATTTTTTGATCTTATCGGTAATCTCAGTCATCGGAGAAAGAGCCAATTCCTTCTCCAATTTTTCGATGGCGAGAGTTCCTTTTCGGAATTGTTCCGCTCTATACTCGTTCCAGCTAACAACAGTTAGCACAGTTACGAATAAAACACCGACCCCGAATAATACCTGCTTTTTATTTTCTCCAATCTTGGAGAATAAAATCGCAAAAAATCTTTCTGCCCCGGTAAGACCTGGATATGGATCGATATCCGTAATAGATGCGCCGGCTTTAGGTTCGAATCGTTTCATCCAAAACTCCGAGAATCGTCCTTATTTTAAGGAAGAATTGATAAAGCTGCCTAAACTTTCTCTGGAAGGAGTGTCGGAAGTTTTCAAATACTTCGCCATCTCTTCTCTTTCTAAGGCTTTGTCGAAATCCTTGATAGACAGAGAGATCTTCTTGTTTTTGGAATCGATCTTAACTACTGCACATTTTACGATATCGCCAGGTTTGTAAGACTCAGCCAAATTGGTGTCTTTTCCGCCAGGGATCTCGGAGATATGAACCAATCCTTCGAAACCAGGTTCGATCTCTACGAACATACCGAAGTCAACGATACTCTTGATCTTTCCTTGAACGACGGAACCGATAGGATAACGATTTCTTAATGCTTCGTAAGGATGTTCTTGCAGTTGTTTTAATCCGCAGGAAATTCTTTGAGCGTCAAAGTTGATGTCTAGGATAATGTATTTAACCTCTTCTCCTTTTTTCAATAGAGAAGTTGGGTTCTTTTGTTTTTCATCCCAAGTGATATCGCTGATGTGGATCAGACCTTCGATTCCGTTTTCCACTTCTACGAATGCGCCGTATTTAGTGATACCAGTTACTTTTCCGGTAAGAACATTTCCGACTCTAACTTCAGGACCTAAGGCATCCCAAGGATTCGGTTGAAGTTGTTTTAGACCTAAAGAAAGTCTTCTGCTTTCGAAGTCTATGTCTAGGATAAGAGCTTCTACTTCTTGTCCTTTTTTCAAAAGTTCTTTTGGATGAGGAGGTTTTTTAGCCCAAGTTAATTCGGAAGTATGAATTAAACCTTCTAAACCTTCTTTCAATTCTACGAATGCACCGAAGTTCGTAAGAGAAGTAACGGTTCCACGGATGACCATGTCTTTTTCCAAGGAACGTTTTGCCCAAACCCAAGGATCTTCATACAGTTGTTTGAGTCCTAACGCGAGTTTGTTGTTCTCCTTCTCCATTTCAAGAACTTGAAGTTCAATCTCTTGGCCGATGGTGAAGTATTGTTTGAATGGTGCGAATTTTTTATAAGAGATATCTCTTTGTCTGAGAAGTCCTACAACTCCTTCCAGATCACAGAAAACTCCGAAGCTTGCAATTTTGGAAACGGTCGCTTTAACCTTGTCACCAACCTTGACTTTTTCGGCGAGCGCGTCCCATTTCTCGTTATTCACTTCGTCTAGAAGTTTTTTTCTGGAAACGACTCCGGAGCGGGTGCGTTCGTTGATCTCGATTACTTTGAAATCGAGTTCTACACCTTTGTAATTTTCTCCATCGGAGAATTTATAACTAAGTTGAGAAGCAGGAAGGAAAAGTTCGGAACCTTCTACGTTAACGATGTAACCTTTTCCTTTGATCTCATTTACCAAACGTCCGCTAACTTGGTAATTATTCTTAAATGCGTCCTTAACAACTTCCCAACCTTTTCTTTGGTCGGCTTCTTTTTTGGAAAGGATACATCCCGAGTCAGTAGACTCTTTTCTTTTTACGAGTGCGGTTACTAAAGATCCGAGTTCCGGTTTTTCGTCGAACTCGGAGCGAGGAATTCTACCCTCTTGCTTCAATCCTTCGATTGCCACATAGACGTTATCGTTGTCTACGGATACGACTTTACCTTCGACCACTTGGTCTTTGCGAATTTCGGCTTCGTCGTTTTTCTTTTCTTCCCACTGTTTGAAAACTTCTGCAAAAGTGGACTTGTCTTGTTGGCTACTCATACGGATTGAAATACTCGGTGTTGATTGGGATTAGTGCGAATCGTTATAAATGCCTGGCTCTAGGCACCCAAGGATCTTACTAATTACACTATTTTTTGGCAGGTTATCTGTGTCAATGAGGATTGCGTCCTCCGCTTTCCGGAGAGGGGCGATTTCCCTTTCCGTATCGGATTTGTCACGGACCACGATCTCCTTTTCGATCTCTTCTAAATCGGAACGAATTCCTTGTTCTAATAATTGATTATATCTTCTTTCGGCCCTGACTCTGGAAGAAGCGGTCAAAAAGAATTTGTAACGAGCGTCCGGAAACACATGGGTGCCTATGTCTCTACCGTCCATTACCAAACGATGGGTTTCGGAAAGTTTTCTCAATTGGGAATTTACGAATTCTCTGAATACGGCTTTGTCTGCGATGTATTTGATCTCTCTTGTGATCTCCGGAGTTCTGATCTCTACGGAAACATCTTCTCCGTTTAAGAAAATATGATTCTCCCCTGTTTCTGAAAATTCACAGAAAATTTTTACACCATCGGTTAATGGAAGGAACTCCTTGCCGGACAACCAATCCGAAAAGGAAATGGAGGAATTTTTGGACTTATAGATCTTATAAATATGAAGAGTTAATGCACGGTAGAAAGCTCCTGAATCCAAATATTCGAATCCAAGTTTTTTAGAAAGTTCACGAGCCACTGTGCTCTTGCCTGTTCCGGCCGGGCCATCTAACGCGATCACATTTTCCGTCATTGTACAAAACCTTCCAATAATGATTCGAAGCCTGGGAAAGAGGTCTCGATCCATGAAGTTTCATCCGGATGGATTTCCAAACCGCTCACCGCTTTTAAGATCATAAAACTCATCGCGATCCTATGATCCATCTTGGTGAAAATATTCACAGAGTTTCCGGAGAGCCAGGAAGAAAGTTCGGAAGAATTTACACCGGATCCAATTTCAGGGACCTCATACCCGTCCTGATATTCATGTACCGTAATCCCAAGATTCCGTAAATTTTCAACCATCGCAGAAATTCGATCCGATTCTTTTGCGCGAAGTTCTTCGGCATGACGGATCACAAATCCACCTTTTGCAAAAAGACCAGCGATCGTAAGTATCGGGATCTCATCTATGAGAGAAGGGATCCATTCTTCTTTAATTTCAGAAAAACGTAAATTAGAAGAGACCGCTTCCAGATCTCCGACAGGTTCCCCACATTCTATTCGTTTATTGTGAACAAGAATTTTTGCACCCATTGCTTCGAGCGCATGAAGGATACCTATGCGAGAAGGATTTAGTCCCACATTTTTCACAAGGACAGAACCTTCTTTTAATAGAACTCCGAGTACTAAAAAAAATGCGGCGGAGGAAATATCTCCAGGCACCTTGAACTCTTTTGCTTCGAAAGTATAAGGGGGTTCCATTTTGAAATGAGTTGGAGAAAGATAAGTCAGCTTATTTCCTAAAAACCGAAACATATTCTCGGTATGGTCCCTGGAAAGAATATCCTCTTCGTATTCTAAAGAAGTCTCAGAAGCCATTGCGGCTAACATCAAACAGGATTTTACCTGAGCGGAAGCGATCGGGCTTTTATAATGGAAGTCGGATAACTTTTTCCCAACGATCTCAAGAGGAGCCTTATCGTCCTTCCCAGAGATGGATGCACCCATGGAATTTAAAGGTTTTATAATACGGGACATTGGCCTTTTTTGGAGAGAATGATCTCCGGTTAATGTGGCCTTGATTCCTTGGAGCCCGCAAAGTAATCCTGCAGATAATCTGATCCCAGTTCCAGCATTCCCAAAATCCAAAACTTCCTTAGGGGAATGGAGAGAGTTTTTGCCGGGACTTGTAAAAATGTATTCTCCCTTAGAGATCTTCTCCACCTTCAACCCGAGCCCAGTGAAAGCTTTCATTGTGTTCAAAGGATCTTCCGCTTCCAAAAATCCGGAAACATGGGAAGCTCCTTTGGATAATACGGAGAATAATACGCTTCTGTGAGAAAGAGATTTGTCTCCCGGAACTGTGATCTCTCTGCCGGAAGATTTAAGGATTCTTGGAATCATTTTGTTTCTTTAAAATTGCGTCCCTATCTATACGAGATTTTTCCATGAAGGACTCCCAATGTTTTAGGTCGAGCGGCTTTTCCGGTTTCAACTCCGAAAGAAGTTTATCCAGTCTATCCTTATAGTCCAAAAGCGCTTTATAGATCTCCTCTTGGTTGGAAGAAAAGATCGGTGACCACATTTTGGGATTAGAACCTGCAATCCGGGTCATATCTCTGAATCCCCCGCCTGTCAAAGGTAAAGGAGAATTTTGAGTGAATTCCCTTACGCACTCGTTTTCCCAAACCCAATTTGTCATGAGAGAGGAGATCAAATGAGGTACATGAGAAACATAGGACAGGATCTTATCATGATCATGTGCAGGAATTTCGGTCGTGGACATTCCTAAAAATTTCCAAAAACTTTCTATTTCAGAATATGCTTCGTCGGTCGCACCTTTCGGTCTAGTCAAAATACAAAGTCTGTTTTCGTATAGATCCGCATTTGCGAATTCCAAACCTGATTCTTCGGAGCCGCACATTGGGTGAGAAGAAATATATCTATGTTCTACTTTTAGGACCGACTCCACAGCGTGTACGATCTCTTGTTTGGTCGAACCCATATCCGTCAAAAGACCTTTAAATCCGGAAGGAAGTTTGGAGATCACTTCCACAGTTGTATTGACCGGAACTCCGAAAACGATCAAGTCGTAGGATTCCCAATCAGGAGATTTAGAAAATTCGTCCGAAGTAAAGATCTGATCCGCTGATTTAAGCCGGATTCCCTTCTCCTTACTGGAAGGTGATCCTACCACTCCCACAATCTTTGCAGAAGAGTTCTTTTTTCGTAAGGCTAAGGAAAGGGAGGCGCCCATCATTCCCAGGCCGTAAATCAGGATTCTAGAAAAATCGGTCTTCACGGGTTAGGTGGAGAGATCGGATAAGATCCCAAAATCCTGAGATAGATTGTGTTTTCTTTTAATACGTTCAGGACCTCTTCTATCTGAGGATCCTTTTTATGACCCAAAAAATCTATGAAGAAGTTATACTCCCAAGAAGTCCTGCGAGTAGGTCTGGATTCCACCTTGGTCATATTGATACCTTTATCAAAGATAGGCTTTAAAACTTTATAAAGTGATCCCGGTTTATCCGGAATTGAGAATACGACGGAAGTTTTATCATTCCCAGTAGGAGGACATTGGTTCTTACCGATGATCAAAAATCTGGTAGTATTGTCCGACATATCCTCGATGGATTCTCGAACAAGATCCAGTCCGTAAATTTCAGCAGCTATCGAAGAAGCTACTGCCGCACATGCTTCCTTCTTCTCTGCAACAATACTTGCCGCTCTGGAAGTGGAAGGAGTTTCCGAAACTTCTACATGAGGAAGATTTGCAGCGATCCAATTTCTGCACTGAGAGTTTGCAATTTTAATCCCGTACAAAGTTTTGATCTTAGAAAGATCATGCTCGAATCCTAAAAGATTCAGATGTATCTTAAGGTAAATTTCGGAATAAATATTTAGATCGGAAACTAAGAACTGATCCAAAGTGGAGTTCACGAGTCCTTCGGAGGAATTTTCCACAGGAACAACTCCGTAATCCGCCTTGTCAGTTTCCACCGCACGGAACACTTCCGGAATAGAAGGAAATTCATTTGCCTCTACGGAAGTTCCAAATCTTGCACGGACCGCTTGGTGAGAAAAAGATCCTTCCGGCCCGAGATAACCGATCTTTAAACCCTTTTCCACGGAGAAGGAGCCTGACATGATCTCTCTATAAATTGCAATGAGCACCTTGTCAGGGAGTGGGCCCGCATTCAGTCCAAGGATTTTTTCGTAAACGTCCTTTTCTCTGTCAGGGCGATAGATCGGTTCGTTGTTTTCTCTTTTGATCTCTCCGATCTCGGATGCGATCTCCGCTCTGGCCTGGATAGCCTTTACGATTTCTTTGTCCAGGGAATCGATCTTGTCCCGGAACTCTTTCAGTTTGTCGTTATTCTTGGCCATTCTCTATCAAATCATCCAGGTTTTCGAATTTTAATTCCTTCACTTCCACAGGGGCAGGTAAATCGGTCAGTTTATTTAATCCGAAATGTATCAAAAAGTCCTTAGTGGTCCCGTATAAGGCAGGTCTTCCCGGAACTTCTTTATTACCGACCGGTTTAACCAGTTTTTTGGAAATGAGAGAAGTTACCATAGCGCGAGAAGAAACCCCGCGAATATCGTCAATTTCAGATAAAGTGATCGGCTGTTTATAAGCGATGATCGCTAAAGTATCCAAACTGGAACGGGAAAGTTGTTCTCTCTTCTTCTCTTTGAAGAGCCTTGCTAAAATTTCGGAATATTTTTCGTTCGTAGAAAATTGATAGGCGCCTGCTATCTCTCTAAGAACGAAACCTCCATCCTTCTCTTGGTAATCCAAGATCAACTCGTCCAATATATCACGAGCTTCCTGTTTTTCGCAGTCTATGGATTTTGCGATACTGGCTAGTTTAAGCGGTTCTCCGGAAAGGAAAAGCAGCGCTTCTATCAGTCCTTTTAAGCCGGCTTTGTCGCGTTCCACGGTTCTCCTACCAAGAATATACGAATTTCGCCGAATGTACGATGCTGGCGGATGGATACGATTCTCTGTTTGCAGAGCTCCAACATTGCCAGAAAGACGGCTACTATCTCGGCTTTCTCGGGCTTGACCGTAGAAAACAATTCTTCAAAGGAGATATCCGAACGTTCGACGAGCAGTTCGGAAATGGTACCCATCTTTTCCTCGACAGAATACCGGTGGGGCGCGGTAAGTAAAGCGGGAATCTCGCCTTCGTCTTCCCGTTTTTCCAAGATCTCGTTAAATGCGGAAATCAGATCTAAAAGGCTTAGATCCAGCCAGGATTCTGACTCGTCTATGACCTGATTGGTCTCTCTGGAGAATACTCCTGCTTGGACCTTATCCACATCCCCCATTCTTTGGGCGGTTAATTGGAATTTTTTATGTTCTAAAAGTTTTTCGACCAGTTCGGGTGGAAGAGGAGGATCATAATCTTCTTCTTCGAAACCGGGATCGGGTAATAATGCTTTAGATTTGAGATAAACTAAATTAGCGGCCATAAGAGCGTATTCCGCTCCCATGTCTATATGAATACTTGCAGAAATCTTAATGAAGTTTAGAAAGTCTTGGGTGATTTGAGAAAGGGATACTTCAAATATATCCACCTTATAACTTTCGATAAGAGACCAGAGAAGACTCAAAGGTCCCTCCGTAATACCACCTTCGGAATTGTTCCACTGAACTACGAAGGATTGTGTGGTGTTTTCTCTCTCCATCTCTTTTAGGAATTCAGTGCTTTTTCCGCCGCCTGTTGCAATCTTTCAGGCGAGAAAGGTTTTACTACGAAATCCTTCACTCCCATCTTGATCGCTTTCGCAAGAAGTTCTTCCTGACCAAGAGCAGTTACCATGATGATACGTGCTTTCGGATCTAATTTAAAAATTTCCTGGGCTGCTTCGATCCCGTCTTTTTCTCTCATGGTAATATCCATGGTGACTAGGTCCGGCTTGATCGCTTTGTACTGATCAACAGCGATATTTCCGTTTTCGGCCTCGCCGACGATCTCATGCCCTCCGGCGACGAGTGCGTCCTTCACCATGGTCCTCATGAATTTTGCATCGTCTACTACGAGAATTCTGGCCATAATTTTAGTTTCCCCTTTCTTTAAGAATGGAAAGTATCCTTGATGTTATTGCGCTTACTGGTTCTACGAACTGAACTCCACCCATTTCAATGGCTTGGCGATTCATTCCGAAGATCACGGAGCTGTCCTCGTCTTGGGCAATAGTAGAAGCTCCAGTCTCTCTCATTCTGAGAGTCGCTGCCGCTCCATCCTTACCCATGCCGGTCATAATTACACCGACTAAGGCGCTCCCGTATTCCCGGATTGCGCTGTCGAATAAAACTTCGACTGAGGGCCTGTGTCCATTTACCAGTGCTTCCCTACCTAAGGCAATCCATTTACGTCCTGCCTTAGATTCGATCTTCAAATGTGCATCACCCGGCGCTACGTAACCTGTTCCGGGACGAACTTCTTCTCCGTCCTCGGCTTCCTTTACTGTAATTTTAGAGTGATCGTTTAAACGAGAAGCGAAAGCTTTCGTAAAACCCACAGGCATATGTTGTACGACGAAAATTGGTAGATGAAAATTCTCCGGAAAATCAGAAAAAACTGTCTGTAACGCTTTCGGACCGCCGGTAGACGTTCCGATACAAACTGCTTCCACGGCTTTTTTTTCATCTTTGAAAATTTTACTTTTGACCGTATCTACGATTTTTTTGGGATCAAGCCCCACATGACTTGGTCTTAAGCTATCGAAATAAGCGAGTATTCTATTTTTAAGAACTGTTCCAATTTCTTCCGGATTGAATTGATTACTGGAAGAAGGTTTCGGAACGAAATCAATGGCTCCGTATTCCAATGCTTTGAAAGTTGCATCCGCTCCGTGTTGTGTCAAAACGGAAAGCATCATTACCGGAATACCCAATTTTCGTTTCTGAAGTTCTTGTAGCGCGGAAAGGCCATCCATCACTGGCATCTCCACATCTAAAATGACAATATCAGGCCTAAGTTTTGTAGCGAGTTCAATACAATCCACTCCGGTTTTACCGGTAGCTATAACTTGGATCCTAGTTTCCTTTTGGATTTGGTCCGAAATAATATTTCTCACCAAAAGAGAGTCGTCTATGATCACGACCCGAATCGACCCGTTCGCGGGAGTTCCTACCACGACAAAATCCTAGTGTCTAAAATTTCGGAAGTAAATCCATGAGTTCATCGAAATCCGGAAGGAATAAAAGTACTCCTAACAGGTTGTTTCCCTCATGATTAAATTCAGTGAGCATACTTAAGAACTTAGTTCTTTCCGGCTTAACTACATCCAAAACTTCCAGGAAGGTTCCTTCCACAAGTTCCGGAACATCCGGCATTACACCCACTTTTGCTTTATTGGAAATAGAGTTTAAAACGGAGGCACAAACTATGTTTGCGATCTCTGATAAAACACTCTTAGTATCGTCGTCCAGAGTATCACCGCTTGGATTAGAATCCAAAAGTTCTCTGGCCAAATTTTTGGCATTCTCCCTAGAGAACATCATTAACATGTTCCCATTCAGATCTCCGGTCATTCTGACCTTCATTCCGTAGAATTTATCGTCGGAGAAACGAATCTCGGAAGCTAAACCTTCCTTATCATTCATGATAATTTCAGGAATAAACAGATCCACATTCCGATTCAAGATCTGAGAAAGTACCATACCGGCATTCATCATACCGGTGTTAACTACAGATTCGATCTTCTTGATCTGTTCTTTGCTAAGGTTTCCGGTAAATTCCTTGGAGTGAGAAACAGCCATCATTCTCTGTTTTTTCTGTTCCAAGAAACCTTCGATGATATGGTCCGCTCTTTTTCTTTCTTCGTCGGAAACCGGAGAATCGGAGATCAATTCGTTGATATGAGATCTGTATGCTTCTTCCATTCCCTCTTTTTTAGCCGCTGGCCTTTCCAAAACCGCAGTGTTGGAAGAAAGTTCGGAAGGACTTTCCGTAGAGGTAATCAATTTATCCTCGGAAGAACGGATCTCCATTGTCGTCTTGATCGGAGCGGAAGAAATTTCTCTTTCCAATTCTTCTTTCGCTACGATTACCTTTTTAGATTCTTCCGATTTTTTACGTTCGCTCTTCTTGCGACGTTCTCTTTCCCTAGTAGTGATCTCATGTAGTTTGTGATTATAAACGTTAGTAGGGTTGGAAGTTTTTTGGATATACATCTCTTCTTCCGTTTCGATGGTACGAATCGTGCTGATACGTTTCATCGTTTCCAAATGATAGTTTACGTATCTTGCATTCTCTTCCAACTCTGCGGCAAATTCCACAAGTCCGGCAATATCTAAAACCATGATAATGGTTCCGTCCCCCATGATGGAGGCTCCGGTTAGTCCCTTGATATTTTTGAAATTTTTCTCCAAGGATTTGATGACTGTTTCGTGTTTTCCTACGAGTTCGTCGACCATGAAGCCTAACTTACGGCCCTTGTATTGAACGATAACGACTGGGAATTCCTCTCTATCGGTTTTATCCTGAAGTCCCAAAATACGATTCAATCTGTAGATCGGAAGAACCTCTCCTCTCAAATTGATGATCTCGTTCCCTTCTAGAGTAGTGATCTGTTCGTTGTTTACCTTTATAGTCTCGTTCACTTCCGAAAGTGGGAAAGCGTAAACTTCTTCTTCCATTACGATCAAGATAGAAGGAATAATAGCTAGTGCTTGAGGGAATGATAAAACGAAGGAAGTTCCCGATCCTTTCTGAGACTGGATCAGGATTTTACCTTTGAATTCCTGGATGAGGCTGTTCACCACACTCATCCCCACCCCGCGACCGGATATATCGGTGATTTTGTCAGCAGTGGAAAAGCCGGGTGCGAAAATGAACTGATAAATATCACTTTCTTCTAAAGCAAGAGCGTCCGTTTCGGTAACGAGTCCTTTCTCTATCGCTTTTTTACGTATCTTCTCCAAATCCAATCCGCGACCATCGTCACGGATCTCCACCATAATATTACTACCACCTTGGTAAGCATTCAGTTCTACGATCCCTGTTTCAGGTTTGCCGAACCTTTTTCTTTCTTCAGGAGATTCGATACCGTGATCCACTGAATTTCGTATCAAGTGGAGAAGCGGTTCTCCTAACGCATCGATCACTTTTTTGTCCAACTCGGTGGACTCTCCATTCAATACCAGATCCACAGTTTTTCCGGTTTCCAAAGAAAGGTCTCGGACCAAACGAGAGAATCGGCGGAAGACGGTAGAAATAGGGACCATCCGGATATTCATGATACCGGACTGGAGTTCCTTAGAGATACGATTGATAAGATCGATACGACCTTTAAGTTCGTTGAATAACTGATCGTCTCCGAATGTACGGAGAAGGTCGTCGTAAATTTTCTGGAAGCCTGAGTTAGTAATCACAAGCTCGCCCACGTTGTTCATGAGCTGATCCAATTTGTCGGAGGAAACTTTAATACTTTTTAAAGTAACTTTCGCCTCGCTACCTCTCTCTTCCTCGTCTAGTTGATAGGAAGAAGAAACTCCGGATTCTAAATATCCGCTAAGTTTATATTCTTGGATCATGAGGTTTTCTACCATATCTACGTTAGCAGCTTTGGTAAGTTCCTCTTGAGATTCAGAGCTTACGATCAGTATGGAAAGATACGGAGCTTCTGTTCCGTTCTCCAATTCTTCCGCGCTTGGCTGAGTACGGAAAACCTGTCCTAAGTTTTTCAGATTTTGAACAATCAGAGTATAACGTAGGCCTTTCATCGGAGAATCTTTTTTGAGTCCTACTTTTAGGAGCCAAGATTTTCCGGAACCGTTACGAAGGATCTCTTCTAATTCTTTTTGGTCATCCGCATCCAGATCGACTCCGTTGCCGGGAAGTTCTTCTTGTTTAACAACCTGCGCAGAGGATTGTGAAATGGATTTACCTCCGGCGTTTGGAGCAGGAGCTACATCCGGATTTTTTTCGTATGCTTCCAGTCTTTGGATCATATCCGTATAAGGGGTATCCACTTTTTTTCCGGCAGCAACGTTCACGATCACGTTTTTGATCAGATCGAAACATTGGAATAGTAAATTTACAAGGGATAGATTAACTGCAAGTTTTCCATCTCGGATACTTTGGAGAAGGTTCTCCATCTTATGAGCAAGATCGGAAAGATTGTACAAACCGACGAAAGCGGCGGAACTTTTTAAAGAGTGAGCCGCACGAAAAATATCATTGATAGTTTGAGGATTAGATTGGTCCTTTTCCAGTTTTAGAAGGTTCGCATTTAGCTCTTCTATCTGGTCCTCGGACTCTTCCAAAAAGAGTTCTGTGTATTCGCCAAGTACTCCTGCCATTTACGCTTCCTCCCCGGCGTAATCCATCACCTTGGTAAGATTCAAGTTCAGGATCAGAGAGTCTTCGAATTGGCTGACTGATTCTATTAGTTCGCTATAATTTACGCTCAGGTCTTCGTCCGCTTGGCTGACCTTGTCTTTGCGGATCTTGACCACTTGTTTTACTGAGTCAACTAAGACCCCTGCCCTTTTTTCTCCGTTAACAACAACGATAATCCGAGTGGAAGGAAGAATATCACAAAAACCTAAACCGAATAGTTCCTTCAGATCCATGATAGGAATGATCTCGCCTCTCAAGTTGATTACCCCTAATATAAAACCTTCTACATTAGGGATTCTTGTGATAGGCACCGGCTTAAGTATCTCGTGGATGTATAGAATATCGATCCCGAAAATTTCCTTATCTACTTCGAACGTGAGAAATTCCTGGATAGATTCTAGATCTTTCTCTTCTTGGTTTAGTTCCGCGTGGTTGTTTTTATCGATGGTTTTCACCGGTTCTCCGCCACTTACTCTTTCAGAACGGAAACTTTGGGCATAAGTTTCCGGCTTAGTACATTGTCGACACGGAGCCCCCCGAAAAAGAAACTCCCTATCGAATTATCCGACTGATTTTTCTCCCTTTTTCCCGGGAAAGCAATGGTTTTTTTTCTCAGTAATCACCGTACCTGCTTTCAGATCATGGGGTTCTGCGGAAAAATCGCAAGGGTATAGGTTCTCAAAAGAAAGGCCAATCATTTTTTCGGAAACTATATCCTTTAGAGAACGATCATAAAAACCTTTTCCTCTTCCGAGCCTTGCCCCTT
The window above is part of the Leptospira licerasiae serovar Varillal str. VAR 010 genome. Proteins encoded here:
- the pheA gene encoding prephenate dehydratase, which gives rise to MAKNNDKLKEFRDKIDSLDKEIVKAIQARAEIASEIGEIKRENNEPIYRPDREKDVYEKILGLNAGPLPDKVLIAIYREIMSGSFSVEKGLKIGYLGPEGSFSHQAVRARFGTSVEANEFPSIPEVFRAVETDKADYGVVPVENSSEGLVNSTLDQFLVSDLNIYSEIYLKIHLNLLGFEHDLSKIKTLYGIKIANSQCRNWIAANLPHVEVSETPSTSRAASIVAEKKEACAAVASSIAAEIYGLDLVRESIEDMSDNTTRFLIIGKNQCPPTGNDKTSVVFSIPDKPGSLYKVLKPIFDKGINMTKVESRPTRRTSWEYNFFIDFLGHKKDPQIEEVLNVLKENTIYLRILGSYPISPPNP
- the scpB gene encoding SMC-Scp complex subunit ScpB, with the translated sequence MIEALLFLSGEPLKLASIAKSIDCEKQEARDILDELILDYQEKDGGFVLREIAGAYQFSTNEKYSEILARLFKEKKREQLSRSSLDTLAIIAYKQPITLSEIDDIRGVSSRAMVTSLISKKLVKPVGNKEVPGRPALYGTTKDFLIHFGLNKLTDLPAPVEVKELKFENLDDLIENGQE
- a CDS encoding segregation and condensation protein A — translated: MERENTTQSFVVQWNNSEGGITEGPLSLLWSLIESYKVDIFEVSLSQITQDFLNFIKISASIHIDMGAEYALMAANLVYLKSKALLPDPGFEEEDYDPPLPPELVEKLLEHKKFQLTAQRMGDVDKVQAGVFSRETNQVIDESESWLDLSLLDLISAFNEILEKREDEGEIPALLTAPHRYSVEEKMGTISELLVERSDISFEELFSTVKPEKAEIVAVFLAMLELCKQRIVSIRQHRTFGEIRIFLVGEPWNATKPA
- a CDS encoding response regulator translates to MARILVVDDAKFMRTMVKDALVAGGHEIVGEAENGNIAVDQYKAIKPDLVTMDITMREKDGIEAAQEIFKLDPKARIIMVTALGQEELLAKAIKMGVKDFVVKPFSPERLQQAAEKALNS
- a CDS encoding protein-glutamate methylesterase/protein-glutamine glutaminase, producing MVGTPANGSIRVVIIDDSLLVRNIISDQIQKETRIQVIATGKTGVDCIELATKLRPDIVILDVEMPVMDGLSALQELQKRKLGIPVMMLSVLTQHGADATFKALEYGAIDFVPKPSSSNQFNPEEIGTVLKNRILAYFDSLRPSHVGLDPKKIVDTVKSKIFKDEKKAVEAVCIGTSTGGPKALQTVFSDFPENFHLPIFVVQHMPVGFTKAFASRLNDHSKITVKEAEDGEEVRPGTGYVAPGDAHLKIESKAGRKWIALGREALVNGHRPSVEVLFDSAIREYGSALVGVIMTGMGKDGAAATLRMRETGASTIAQDEDSSVIFGMNRQAIEMGGVQFVEPVSAITSRILSILKERGN
- a CDS encoding chemotaxis protein CheW — translated: MKTIDKNNHAELNQEEKDLESIQEFLTFEVDKEIFGIDILYIHEILKPVPITRIPNVEGFILGVINLRGEIIPIMDLKELFGLGFCDILPSTRIIVVVNGEKRAGVLVDSVKQVVKIRKDKVSQADEDLSVNYSELIESVSQFEDSLILNLNLTKVMDYAGEEA